A single Entelurus aequoreus isolate RoL-2023_Sb linkage group LG11, RoL_Eaeq_v1.1, whole genome shotgun sequence DNA region contains:
- the LOC133660711 gene encoding uncharacterized protein LOC133660711 isoform X1 has protein sequence MATTTSESEEERKTSKVRKKVRKEENKRCYMHLSSVNNEDVQHFTRTRWDTYRNYLKQWLCLQDQNKHLAEIYKHCSDVDFDAIPDDAGFHATCYRRFTDKSALFYAEKRTARAVGEPSAAAGQSAGTSETPRKKLRSRSGLPVASAGPVLPAICIICQKVEKYTRVGGKRQRDQLTQAETVSAGQLLKAAEIKKDAAILLHINDKDCVAIEVRYHRTCYRQYTRFLSLSTATHTATRDEEIQPFADSYNLFCDQVIRQRIIIDKEVLRMDKLRKLFVDTVKKHEDLDASGYSKYVCHLYGQASAKDVNDARYKAFCMASSALPELSIPPTSDALHQHCKRANYQAAVMRHSLTGMMCAPSPIGNGWYIEDGELTVRWMTRNPAPDSVLQVVHCGCKTSKCETERCSCMSAKMSCTDVCHCQNCGNVSKETEERGAWDDDTDESDIDE, from the exons ATGGCGACGACAACATCCGAGAGTGAAGAGGAACGAAAGACctcaaaagttagaaaaaaagtgcgtaaagaggaaaataaaagatgctatatgcatctttcatctgtgaacaatgaggacgtccagcacttcactcggacacggtgggacacatacagaaactatttaaaacagtggctttgtctgcaagaccagaacaagcatctggcagaaatctataaacattgctcggatgtagattttgacgctattcctgacgacgctgggtttcacgcaacatgctaccgacgttttacagataaatctgcattgttttatgccgagaaaaggaccgcacgggcggtgggagaaccatctgcagccgcaggtcagtcagcaggcacgtctgaaactccccgaaagaaacttcgatctcgttcaggtttgcccgttgcttctgccggccccgtcctgccagccatctgtataatttgtcaaaaagtggaaaagtacactcgtgtgggaggaaaacgccagagggatcaactcacacaagcagaaaccgtgtcggcag gcCAGTTGCTGAAGGCAGCTGAGATTAAGAAAGATGCTGCCATTCTTCTGCACATCAACGACAAAGACTGTGTTGCTATAGAGGTCCGGTACCATAGGACCTGTTACAGACAGTACACCAGGTTCTTGTCACTGTCTACAGCAACGCACACTGCAACCAGAGATGAAGAAAT acaACCCTTTGCTGACAGCTACAACCTCTTCTGTGACCAAGTGATCCGTCAAAGGATTATAATTGACAAAGAGGTGCTGAGAATGGACAAGCTAAGGAAGTTGTTCGTGGACACCGTTAAGAAGCACGAAGATCTTGATGCTTCAGGCTACAG CAAATATGTGTGCCACCTGTATGGACAGGCATCTGCCAAAGACGTGAACGATGCAAGATACAAAGCATTCTGTATGGCATCGTCAGCTTTGCCAGAACTGTCCATTCCCCCAACAAGTGATGCCCTCCACCAACACTGCAAAAGGGCAAACTACCAAGCAGCAGTAATGCGACATTCCCTGACTGGTATGATGTGTGCCCCTTCACCCATTGGCAATGGATGGTACATTGAGGATGGGGAGTTAACAGTAAGATGGATGACTAGAAATCCTGCCCCAGATAGTGTGCTGCAGGTAGTCCACTGTGGTTGCAAGACAAGCAAATGTGAAACAGAAAGATGTTCATGTATGTCTGCAAAAATGTCTTGTACTGATGTATGTCACTGCCAGAACTGTGGAAATGTTTCAAAGGAAACAGAAGAAAGAGGTGCATGGGATGATGAcacagatgaaagtgatattgatgagtaa
- the LOC133660711 gene encoding uncharacterized protein LOC133660711 isoform X2, with translation MATTTSESEEERKTSKVRKKVRKEENKRCYMHLSSVNNEDVQHFTRTRWDTYRNYLKQWLCLQDQNKHLAEIYKHCSDVDFDAIPDDAGFHATCYRRFTDKSALFYAEKRTARAVGEPSAAAGLPVASAGPVLPAICIICQKVEKYTRVGGKRQRDQLTQAETVSAGQLLKAAEIKKDAAILLHINDKDCVAIEVRYHRTCYRQYTRFLSLSTATHTATRDEEIQPFADSYNLFCDQVIRQRIIIDKEVLRMDKLRKLFVDTVKKHEDLDASGYSKYVCHLYGQASAKDVNDARYKAFCMASSALPELSIPPTSDALHQHCKRANYQAAVMRHSLTGMMCAPSPIGNGWYIEDGELTVRWMTRNPAPDSVLQVVHCGCKTSKCETERCSCMSAKMSCTDVCHCQNCGNVSKETEERGAWDDDTDESDIDE, from the exons ATGGCGACGACAACATCCGAGAGTGAAGAGGAACGAAAGACctcaaaagttagaaaaaaagtgcgtaaagaggaaaataaaagatgctatatgcatctttcatctgtgaacaatgaggacgtccagcacttcactcggacacggtgggacacatacagaaactatttaaaacagtggctttgtctgcaagaccagaacaagcatctggcagaaatctataaacattgctcggatgtagattttgacgctattcctgacgacgctgggtttcacgcaacatgctaccgacgttttacagataaatctgcattgttttatgccgagaaaaggaccgcacgggcggtgggagaaccatctgcagccgcag gtttgcccgttgcttctgccggccccgtcctgccagccatctgtataatttgtcaaaaagtggaaaagtacactcgtgtgggaggaaaacgccagagggatcaactcacacaagcagaaaccgtgtcggcag gcCAGTTGCTGAAGGCAGCTGAGATTAAGAAAGATGCTGCCATTCTTCTGCACATCAACGACAAAGACTGTGTTGCTATAGAGGTCCGGTACCATAGGACCTGTTACAGACAGTACACCAGGTTCTTGTCACTGTCTACAGCAACGCACACTGCAACCAGAGATGAAGAAAT acaACCCTTTGCTGACAGCTACAACCTCTTCTGTGACCAAGTGATCCGTCAAAGGATTATAATTGACAAAGAGGTGCTGAGAATGGACAAGCTAAGGAAGTTGTTCGTGGACACCGTTAAGAAGCACGAAGATCTTGATGCTTCAGGCTACAG CAAATATGTGTGCCACCTGTATGGACAGGCATCTGCCAAAGACGTGAACGATGCAAGATACAAAGCATTCTGTATGGCATCGTCAGCTTTGCCAGAACTGTCCATTCCCCCAACAAGTGATGCCCTCCACCAACACTGCAAAAGGGCAAACTACCAAGCAGCAGTAATGCGACATTCCCTGACTGGTATGATGTGTGCCCCTTCACCCATTGGCAATGGATGGTACATTGAGGATGGGGAGTTAACAGTAAGATGGATGACTAGAAATCCTGCCCCAGATAGTGTGCTGCAGGTAGTCCACTGTGGTTGCAAGACAAGCAAATGTGAAACAGAAAGATGTTCATGTATGTCTGCAAAAATGTCTTGTACTGATGTATGTCACTGCCAGAACTGTGGAAATGTTTCAAAGGAAACAGAAGAAAGAGGTGCATGGGATGATGAcacagatgaaagtgatattgatgagtaa
- the LOC133660711 gene encoding uncharacterized protein LOC133660711 isoform X3: MATTTSESEEERKTSKVRKKVRKEENKRCYMHLSSVNNEDVQHFTRTRWDTYRNYLKQWLCLQDQNKHLAEIYKHCSDVDFDAIPDDAGFHATCYRRFTDKSALFYAEKRTARAVGEPSAAAGQSAGTSETPRKKLRSRSGLPVASAGPVLPAICIICQKVEKYTRVGGKRQRDQLTQAETVSAGQLLKAAEIKKDAAILLHINDKDCVAIEVRYHRTCYRQYTRFLSLSTATHTATRDEEIQPFADSYNLFCDQVIRQRIIIDKEVLRMDKLRKLFVDTVKKHEDLDASGYSILYGIVSFARTVHSPNK, translated from the exons ATGGCGACGACAACATCCGAGAGTGAAGAGGAACGAAAGACctcaaaagttagaaaaaaagtgcgtaaagaggaaaataaaagatgctatatgcatctttcatctgtgaacaatgaggacgtccagcacttcactcggacacggtgggacacatacagaaactatttaaaacagtggctttgtctgcaagaccagaacaagcatctggcagaaatctataaacattgctcggatgtagattttgacgctattcctgacgacgctgggtttcacgcaacatgctaccgacgttttacagataaatctgcattgttttatgccgagaaaaggaccgcacgggcggtgggagaaccatctgcagccgcaggtcagtcagcaggcacgtctgaaactccccgaaagaaacttcgatctcgttcaggtttgcccgttgcttctgccggccccgtcctgccagccatctgtataatttgtcaaaaagtggaaaagtacactcgtgtgggaggaaaacgccagagggatcaactcacacaagcagaaaccgtgtcggcag gcCAGTTGCTGAAGGCAGCTGAGATTAAGAAAGATGCTGCCATTCTTCTGCACATCAACGACAAAGACTGTGTTGCTATAGAGGTCCGGTACCATAGGACCTGTTACAGACAGTACACCAGGTTCTTGTCACTGTCTACAGCAACGCACACTGCAACCAGAGATGAAGAAAT acaACCCTTTGCTGACAGCTACAACCTCTTCTGTGACCAAGTGATCCGTCAAAGGATTATAATTGACAAAGAGGTGCTGAGAATGGACAAGCTAAGGAAGTTGTTCGTGGACACCGTTAAGAAGCACGAAGATCTTGATGCTTCAGGCTACAG CATTCTGTATGGCATCGTCAGCTTTGCCAGAACTGTCCATTCCCCCAACAAGTGA
- the LOC133660711 gene encoding uncharacterized protein LOC133660711 isoform X4, giving the protein MATTTSESEEERKTSKVRKKVRKEENKRCYMHLSSVNNEDVQHFTRTRWDTYRNYLKQWLCLQDQNKHLAEIYKHCSDVDFDAIPDDAGFHATCYRRFTDKSALFYAEKRTARAVGEPSAAAGQSAGTSETPRKKLRSRSGLPVASAGPVLPAICIICQKVEKYTRVGGKRQRDQLTQAETVSAGQLLKAAEIKKDAAILLHINDKDCVAIEVRYHRTCYRQYTRFLSLSTATHTATRDEEIQPFADSYNLFCDQVIRQRIIIDKEVLRMDKLRKLFVDTVKKHEDLDASGYSFARTVHSPNK; this is encoded by the exons ATGGCGACGACAACATCCGAGAGTGAAGAGGAACGAAAGACctcaaaagttagaaaaaaagtgcgtaaagaggaaaataaaagatgctatatgcatctttcatctgtgaacaatgaggacgtccagcacttcactcggacacggtgggacacatacagaaactatttaaaacagtggctttgtctgcaagaccagaacaagcatctggcagaaatctataaacattgctcggatgtagattttgacgctattcctgacgacgctgggtttcacgcaacatgctaccgacgttttacagataaatctgcattgttttatgccgagaaaaggaccgcacgggcggtgggagaaccatctgcagccgcaggtcagtcagcaggcacgtctgaaactccccgaaagaaacttcgatctcgttcaggtttgcccgttgcttctgccggccccgtcctgccagccatctgtataatttgtcaaaaagtggaaaagtacactcgtgtgggaggaaaacgccagagggatcaactcacacaagcagaaaccgtgtcggcag gcCAGTTGCTGAAGGCAGCTGAGATTAAGAAAGATGCTGCCATTCTTCTGCACATCAACGACAAAGACTGTGTTGCTATAGAGGTCCGGTACCATAGGACCTGTTACAGACAGTACACCAGGTTCTTGTCACTGTCTACAGCAACGCACACTGCAACCAGAGATGAAGAAAT acaACCCTTTGCTGACAGCTACAACCTCTTCTGTGACCAAGTGATCCGTCAAAGGATTATAATTGACAAAGAGGTGCTGAGAATGGACAAGCTAAGGAAGTTGTTCGTGGACACCGTTAAGAAGCACGAAGATCTTGATGCTTCAGGCTACAG CTTTGCCAGAACTGTCCATTCCCCCAACAAGTGA